One Diabrotica virgifera virgifera chromosome 3, PGI_DIABVI_V3a genomic window carries:
- the LOC114349500 gene encoding achaete-scute complex protein T8-like, translated as MQNVHHSISCMYSQYSRQSDPWTSPRDHISTADATYSKHPTIKRPLREKNPKNVKHVAHKERPPQVVERRNARERRRVQAVNMAFVRLKKAIPYQNSRGKRLSKVKTLQNAIRYIQELEIVLQDAQINECYYKNEKYFAFANTNEFYEII; from the exons ATGCAGAACGTGCACCATTCCATATCTTGCATGTATTCACAGTATTCTAGACAAAGCGATCCGTGGACGTCTCCCAGAGATCATATATCTACGGCAGATGCCACTTATTCAAAACATCCAACCATCAAAAGACCACTCAgagaaaaaaatccaaaaaatgtcAAACACGTGGCGCACAAAGAAAGGCCCCCGCAAGTCGTCGAGAGACGAAACGCGCGAGAAAGAAGAAGAGTCCAAGCTGTCAACATGGCTTTTGTGCGATTGAAAAAGGCCATTCCGTATCAGAATTCGAG AGGAAAGAGACTTAGTAAGGTAAAAACTCTGCAAAACGCGATTAGATACATCCAGGAACTGGAAATTGTATTACAAGATGCCCAGATAAATGAGTGCTACTATAAAAAC GAGAAATATTTCGCATTTGCCAATACCAATGAATTTTATGAAATAATCTAG